The following proteins are encoded in a genomic region of Deinococcus detaillensis:
- a CDS encoding YbjN domain-containing protein, whose amino-acid sequence MTETALLTLETIAKYLKEREVQLDMEENNGQRFIRMGWRFEMGDAAVLVSVNDGPNNTSRLEVTCVTQKTYAERKDEIMGILNERNRERAFARSIDNDGNVWLEYVGFYPTLTEMPQETFDTLFGGVLMHFQDDYAFLEGVQITQPQPQA is encoded by the coding sequence ATGACCGAAACTGCATTGCTCACGCTGGAAACCATCGCCAAGTACCTCAAGGAGCGCGAAGTCCAGCTGGATATGGAAGAAAACAATGGCCAGCGTTTTATCCGCATGGGCTGGCGCTTTGAGATGGGCGACGCCGCCGTGCTGGTCAGCGTCAACGACGGCCCCAACAACACCTCGCGCCTCGAAGTCACCTGCGTGACCCAAAAGACCTACGCCGAGCGCAAAGACGAGATCATGGGCATTCTCAACGAGCGCAACCGCGAACGCGCTTTTGCCCGCAGCATCGATAACGACGGCAACGTCTGGCTCGAATACGTCGGCTTTTACCCCACGCTGACCGAAATGCCCCAAGAAACCTTCGACACCCTCTTCGGCGGCGTGCTGATGCACTTCCAAGACGATTACGCGTTCCTCGAAGGCGTGCAGATCACCCAGCCCCAGCCGCAAGCTTAA
- the lnt gene encoding apolipoprotein N-acyltransferase, with translation MPRLPPAVLSAAFGVCLALCGLPLAWSILTVVPLALLLGHLSRQPSVKQLTLQTLIAISAFFAAQLFWLVVFMQDLMSKDGSLPSVLAWPLSALTLSLLFVLEGIFWALMAFLVAAAFKTPQGRLWGLAGGWVILEWLRTLGALAFPWSGLGYTFLRTPLIQVADLGGVLLLTALLTASAAALVTLAQTKNPRPAALMAVLWLAALGYGLTRTAGEGPPAKALLLRTNLDSFAKVTGQDLEQQWQAQLQLSQQRRAGEVTVWSETALLYPERIGEVPAPGLYGMYQYPRNTAIGWDGQRITGSFDKAHPVPMGEYYPLSGAFNGLYSSIYQSLNLGSFNPQFPGQSYAPIPLGGVLYGVYICYDSIVAHVSRQMALQGAQVLVNVSNDGWYTGWGVWQHFDMGRVRAIETRRYVLRSVNKGVAAVINDLGEPVQTLTEGEGVLHAEYPLLSATTLYMRLGDVPALIAALLLLGYALRLDRRRTQ, from the coding sequence ATGCCGCGCCTTCCCCCCGCTGTTTTATCCGCCGCTTTCGGCGTGTGTCTGGCTCTGTGCGGTCTGCCGCTGGCTTGGAGCATCTTGACTGTTGTCCCCCTCGCCCTTTTACTCGGGCATCTCAGCCGCCAGCCCAGCGTCAAACAACTTACGTTGCAGACATTGATCGCCATCAGCGCTTTTTTTGCCGCCCAGCTCTTTTGGCTGGTGGTCTTTATGCAAGACCTGATGTCCAAAGACGGCAGCTTGCCTTCGGTACTGGCGTGGCCGCTCTCGGCGCTGACGTTGTCGCTGCTGTTCGTACTGGAAGGCATCTTCTGGGCGCTGATGGCGTTCTTGGTCGCCGCCGCCTTCAAAACGCCGCAGGGCCGCTTGTGGGGACTGGCGGGCGGCTGGGTGATTCTGGAATGGCTCAGGACGCTGGGGGCGCTGGCTTTTCCCTGGTCGGGCTTGGGCTACACCTTCCTCAGAACCCCACTCATCCAGGTGGCCGACCTCGGCGGCGTGTTGCTGCTGACGGCGCTCCTGACCGCTTCGGCAGCGGCGCTGGTCACGCTTGCGCAAACCAAAAATCCGCGCCCCGCTGCACTGATGGCGGTGTTGTGGCTGGCGGCCCTCGGCTACGGCCTCACCCGCACGGCAGGGGAGGGGCCGCCCGCCAAGGCGCTCTTACTCCGCACCAATCTCGATTCGTTTGCCAAAGTCACCGGTCAAGACTTAGAGCAGCAGTGGCAAGCTCAACTCCAACTCAGTCAGCAGCGCCGAGCGGGTGAGGTGACCGTCTGGAGTGAAACGGCGCTGCTGTATCCGGAGCGCATTGGAGAAGTCCCCGCGCCCGGCCTCTACGGCATGTATCAGTATCCGCGCAACACCGCGATCGGTTGGGACGGGCAGCGCATCACCGGCAGCTTCGACAAAGCCCACCCGGTGCCGATGGGTGAGTATTACCCGCTGAGTGGGGCGTTCAACGGTCTTTACAGCTCGATCTACCAATCGCTGAATCTGGGCAGCTTCAATCCCCAGTTTCCTGGTCAGTCCTACGCGCCCATTCCCCTCGGCGGCGTGCTCTACGGCGTCTACATCTGCTATGACAGCATCGTGGCCCACGTGTCTCGTCAGATGGCCCTTCAGGGAGCGCAGGTCTTGGTCAATGTCAGCAACGACGGCTGGTACACCGGCTGGGGCGTCTGGCAGCACTTCGATATGGGCCGGGTACGGGCCATCGAAACACGGCGTTACGTGCTGCGGAGCGTCAACAAAGGGGTCGCCGCCGTGATCAATGATCTCGGTGAGCCGGTACAAACCCTCACCGAAGGCGAAGGCGTCCTTCACGCCGAATATCCGCTCCTGAGCGCCACCACCCTTTATATGCGTCTGGGTGACGTTCCAGCCCTGATCGCCGCGCTGCTGCTGCTCGGCTACGCACTCAGGCTCGACCGCCGCCGTACCCAGTAA
- a CDS encoding tyrosine-type recombinase/integrase gives MTSSTSSALVLASRWASASNRRREGLRAAHSQDAEVLTDLLHTYLRLKSSKGGRISELTLAHYAESLRKFLAFTGPAASPQHALTQLEPEVFEVWLLDLQAQGLSASSVKRHFYGVRNMMRALVWADVLKIDPSTSVRPPAESEAAHTRKSALSAATFRALLALPAAEHPSDPTRAARDYALLLLGGQFGLRAAELVGLNLDDLDLSLSHVVVRGKGKKTRQVPLTARALEALGTWLRLRQSLVSASPALLLSLSHRNAGGRLTTKGARDIAGRYYLALGLPPALWGLHTLRRTAGTQLYRATRDLHVVADVLGHASVNTSAIYAKMDTSIRREALAAVEELE, from the coding sequence TTGACCAGTTCAACCAGTTCTGCTCTCGTTCTGGCTTCTCGCTGGGCTTCGGCGTCTAATCGCCGCCGTGAAGGCCTCCGGGCGGCGCATTCCCAAGATGCTGAAGTTCTTACCGATCTGCTCCACACTTACTTGCGGCTCAAATCCAGCAAAGGCGGTCGCATCAGTGAACTGACCCTGGCGCACTACGCCGAGTCGCTTAGAAAGTTTTTGGCGTTTACAGGGCCAGCCGCGTCGCCGCAACACGCGTTGACTCAACTCGAGCCGGAGGTCTTCGAAGTCTGGCTGTTGGACTTGCAGGCACAGGGGCTGTCGGCATCCAGCGTCAAACGCCACTTCTACGGCGTGCGGAATATGATGCGGGCTTTGGTGTGGGCCGATGTTTTAAAAATCGATCCCAGCACCAGTGTGCGCCCGCCTGCCGAGAGCGAGGCGGCCCACACTCGCAAGTCGGCCCTCAGCGCGGCGACGTTTAGAGCCCTCTTGGCTTTGCCTGCCGCCGAGCATCCCAGTGACCCCACCCGCGCCGCCCGCGATTACGCTTTGCTGCTGCTGGGCGGTCAATTTGGGTTGCGGGCCGCCGAATTGGTCGGACTGAATCTGGACGACCTCGACCTCAGTCTCAGTCACGTGGTGGTGCGCGGCAAAGGCAAAAAGACCCGGCAGGTGCCGCTTACTGCGCGGGCCTTAGAAGCGCTCGGCACTTGGTTGCGCCTGCGCCAAAGCCTGGTGAGCGCTTCGCCCGCGCTGCTGCTCTCGCTGAGTCACCGCAACGCGGGTGGGCGGTTGACCACCAAGGGAGCGCGGGACATTGCCGGACGTTATTACCTTGCTCTTGGGCTTCCACCTGCGCTGTGGGGCCTGCATACGCTGCGGCGCACGGCGGGAACGCAGCTCTACAGAGCCACCCGTGACTTGCACGTGGTGGCCGACGTACTGGGACACGCTTCGGTGAACACCAGTGCGATTTACGCCAAGATGGATACTTCGATTCGGCGGGAGGCTTTGGCGGCAGTTGAAGAGTTGGAGTAA
- a CDS encoding Nramp family divalent metal transporter: protein MNIRMNKQANKESGWRQESLGESLSDVARIKVDYSQPAWKRFISFLGPGALVAVGYMDPGNWATSIAGGSAYGYTLLSMVLISSLMAIYLQALSARLGIATGRDLAQACRDHFSKPAAIMLWLSAEVAIIATDLAEVIGTAIALNLLFGMPLVLGVCLTVADVLLILLLQNKGFKYVEALVITLIATIAVAFLFEMIFSKPELAPLLGGLVPSKQLLDPAVLYVGIGILGATVMPHNLYLHSAIVNTRGYRRDQEGKREAIKFATWDSSIALTFAFFINAAILILAAAAFHYAGRTDIAEIQDAYKLLSPMLGAGAASILFAVALLASGQNSTLTGTLTGQIVMEGFVNIRLKPWIRRLITRLIAITPTLAVVLIYGEKGTGSLLILSQVVLSMQLSFAVVPLMMFTTDKRKMGEFAVNPFWKWVGWFITALIIGLNVFLLEQTFFPSA from the coding sequence GTGAATATCCGCATGAACAAGCAAGCCAACAAAGAAAGTGGCTGGCGTCAGGAAAGTCTGGGCGAGTCCTTGAGCGACGTCGCCCGCATCAAGGTGGATTACAGCCAGCCGGCTTGGAAGCGCTTTATATCTTTTCTGGGGCCGGGGGCGCTGGTGGCGGTGGGCTACATGGACCCTGGCAACTGGGCCACCTCCATCGCGGGCGGCAGCGCCTACGGCTACACCCTGCTGAGCATGGTGCTCATTTCCTCATTGATGGCCATTTACTTGCAGGCCCTTTCGGCCCGCCTGGGTATCGCCACCGGGCGCGACCTGGCGCAGGCTTGCCGCGACCACTTCAGCAAACCCGCCGCTATCATGCTGTGGCTCTCGGCGGAAGTGGCCATCATCGCCACCGATCTGGCCGAGGTGATCGGCACGGCGATTGCGCTCAATTTGCTGTTCGGGATGCCGCTCGTTCTCGGCGTGTGCCTGACGGTGGCCGACGTATTGCTGATCTTGCTGCTGCAAAACAAGGGTTTCAAATACGTCGAAGCGCTGGTTATCACCTTGATTGCCACCATCGCCGTGGCCTTCCTCTTCGAAATGATCTTTTCCAAGCCTGAGCTTGCGCCGCTGCTGGGCGGTCTGGTGCCTTCCAAGCAGCTGCTCGACCCTGCCGTGCTCTACGTCGGCATCGGCATCCTGGGCGCAACGGTGATGCCGCACAATTTGTACCTCCACTCGGCCATCGTCAACACGCGCGGTTACAGACGTGACCAGGAAGGCAAGCGAGAAGCCATCAAGTTCGCCACCTGGGACTCGAGCATTGCGTTGACGTTCGCCTTTTTTATCAACGCCGCCATCCTGATTCTGGCTGCCGCCGCCTTCCACTACGCCGGGCGCACCGACATCGCTGAGATTCAGGACGCTTATAAACTCCTCTCGCCGATGCTGGGGGCGGGCGCGGCCAGCATTTTGTTCGCGGTGGCGCTGCTGGCTTCGGGCCAGAACAGCACCCTGACCGGCACGCTGACCGGGCAGATCGTGATGGAAGGCTTTGTCAACATCCGCCTCAAGCCGTGGATCCGGCGGCTGATCACCCGGCTGATCGCTATCACGCCCACCCTCGCGGTGGTGCTGATCTACGGCGAAAAAGGCACCGGCAGCTTGTTGATCCTCTCACAGGTGGTGCTCTCGATGCAGCTCTCGTTCGCGGTGGTACCGCTGATGATGTTCACGACCGACAAACGCAAGATGGGCGAATTCGCGGTCAATCCGTTCTGGAAGTGGGTCGGCTGGTTCATTACCGCCCTGATTATTGGCCTGAACGTGTTCTTGCTGGAGCAGACCTTCTTTCCGTCGGCCTGA
- a CDS encoding M24 family metallopeptidase, producing the protein MSKHQSDFSARLTAVRSALKSAGVDALWVSQPENVNYLSGFSSPEDAKALILPDGAWLYTDGRYTLQAAQESAIPVFIARSPETLQHAAPLLSGLNVGFEMQHLTVAELGELQAHWPAEPAPLSGVVEGLRLIKSEAEVQLIEQAQAIADAAFAEILPLIKAGAREQDLALALESAMRRLGADGPAFETIVASGVRGALPHGRASDKVLAESELVTIDFGARLGGYFSDSTRTLALGEVSESQRRMYTAVLEAEETALAAIKPGVRTADLDALAREVLGRYDLADAFVHSLGHGVGLNVHEGPGLRSTSEEVLQAGMVITIEPGVYIEHLGGVRIEDLVLVTDEGSRVLSHSPKERF; encoded by the coding sequence ATGTCAAAGCACCAATCAGATTTTTCAGCACGCCTAACTGCCGTTCGCTCGGCCCTCAAATCAGCGGGCGTGGACGCCCTGTGGGTCAGTCAGCCGGAGAATGTGAACTATCTCAGCGGCTTTTCCAGTCCTGAAGACGCCAAAGCGCTGATTTTGCCGGACGGGGCGTGGCTGTATACCGATGGCCGCTACACCTTGCAGGCCGCTCAGGAATCGGCCATTCCGGTGTTCATCGCCCGCTCGCCCGAGACTTTGCAGCACGCCGCGCCGCTCCTCTCGGGCCTGAACGTCGGATTTGAAATGCAGCACCTGACGGTAGCGGAGCTTGGCGAGTTGCAGGCGCACTGGCCCGCTGAACCCGCACCGCTCAGCGGCGTGGTGGAGGGACTGCGGCTGATCAAATCTGAAGCGGAAGTGCAGCTGATCGAGCAGGCTCAGGCGATTGCCGACGCCGCCTTCGCCGAAATCCTGCCGCTGATCAAGGCCGGAGCGCGGGAACAAGACCTGGCACTGGCTTTAGAAAGTGCCATGCGGCGTTTGGGCGCGGACGGCCCCGCTTTCGAGACCATCGTCGCCAGCGGCGTACGCGGAGCATTGCCCCATGGCCGGGCCTCGGACAAGGTGCTGGCGGAGAGCGAGTTGGTGACCATCGATTTCGGCGCTCGGCTCGGCGGCTACTTCTCCGACTCCACCCGCACGTTGGCGCTGGGCGAGGTCAGTGAAAGTCAGCGGCGAATGTACACGGCGGTTCTCGAAGCTGAGGAAACGGCGCTGGCGGCCATCAAACCCGGTGTCAGAACTGCCGACCTGGACGCGCTGGCCCGCGAGGTGCTAGGCCGCTACGACCTGGCCGACGCTTTCGTGCACTCGCTGGGCCACGGCGTGGGCCTGAATGTCCATGAGGGGCCTGGCCTGCGCAGCACTTCCGAAGAAGTCTTGCAAGCCGGAATGGTCATCACCATCGAGCCGGGCGTGTATATCGAACACCTCGGCGGCGTGCGCATCGAAGATCTGGTGCTGGTGACAGACGAAGGCTCGCGGGTGCTGTCGCACAGTCCCAAGGAGCGGTTTTGA
- a CDS encoding diacylglycerol/lipid kinase family protein, whose protein sequence is MTLPPSPQSNGWMNAKPTPPKRALLIFNPKSGKGPSPLPRFIAALGERGWHVDAEELPQKGELETLLSSAEHYSAVIAAGGDGTVSSIAYVLRNRGVPLLAYPAGTANLIAQNLNLPEDPQELAQVVDELRAVSIDLGELSVAGKSHGFVLLAGAGADAAMIEGAEGLKDRLGVFAYVVSALKQLSPKTTTFHLTLDGKAQDVDAMAVMVANFGMANFRLPIAPGVSPNDGQFAVLVLKAGSVLELLPNLLDSLRAKLNLGEPVFGKNIDVFSASEVEVSTEEPFPLQYDGEIHDETTPFTARVLPKAALLLTGASQEELET, encoded by the coding sequence ATGACTTTACCTCCGTCTCCGCAGTCTAATGGCTGGATGAACGCCAAGCCTACCCCCCCCAAACGCGCCCTGCTGATCTTTAATCCCAAATCCGGCAAGGGACCGAGCCCACTGCCGCGCTTTATCGCCGCGCTGGGTGAAAGAGGCTGGCACGTTGACGCCGAGGAACTTCCCCAAAAAGGTGAACTGGAAACCCTGCTGAGCAGCGCCGAGCACTACAGCGCCGTGATCGCGGCGGGCGGCGACGGCACCGTCAGCAGCATCGCGTATGTCCTCAGAAACCGGGGCGTGCCGCTGCTGGCTTATCCGGCAGGCACGGCGAATTTGATTGCTCAAAATTTGAATCTGCCGGAAGATCCGCAGGAGCTGGCACAGGTGGTGGACGAACTCAGGGCTGTGTCTATCGATCTGGGCGAGTTGAGTGTCGCGGGCAAATCGCACGGCTTCGTGCTGCTGGCAGGCGCGGGAGCGGACGCGGCCATGATCGAAGGCGCAGAAGGCCTCAAAGACCGGCTGGGCGTGTTCGCTTACGTGGTCAGCGCCCTCAAGCAGCTGAGTCCCAAGACCACCACCTTTCACTTGACCCTTGACGGCAAAGCGCAGGATGTGGACGCCATGGCGGTGATGGTCGCCAACTTCGGGATGGCCAATTTCCGTTTGCCGATTGCGCCGGGGGTCAGTCCCAACGACGGGCAGTTCGCAGTGCTGGTGCTCAAAGCTGGATCGGTTTTGGAACTCCTGCCCAATTTACTCGACTCGCTGCGGGCCAAGCTCAATTTGGGCGAGCCGGTGTTCGGCAAAAATATCGATGTTTTTTCGGCCAGTGAAGTGGAGGTCAGCACCGAGGAACCGTTCCCACTGCAGTACGACGGCGAAATTCATGATGAAACCACGCCGTTTACCGCCCGCGTTTTACCGAAAGCGGCGCTCCTGCTGACCGGGGCAAGTCAGGAAGAATTGGAGACTTGA
- a CDS encoding IPT/TIG domain-containing protein, whose protein sequence is MRIFLLGSLLLVGTLSSCAPRVGTVMGVTQTPVLVKVSSGAAKGAAVMIQGRYLGGPATGRIRLGADENGSGGYLIPAASVVSWTDSEIVFNVPANAPAGGSWLYIEVNGRQSTGLPFSVSSQ, encoded by the coding sequence ATGCGTATATTCTTGCTGGGTTCTTTATTGTTGGTGGGCACACTCTCTTCGTGTGCGCCGCGTGTCGGTACGGTGATGGGCGTGACCCAAACGCCGGTTCTGGTCAAAGTCTCGTCCGGCGCGGCCAAAGGCGCAGCCGTGATGATTCAGGGGCGCTACCTCGGCGGCCCTGCCACCGGGCGCATCCGTTTGGGCGCGGACGAAAACGGCTCAGGCGGCTACCTGATTCCCGCAGCGTCGGTGGTGTCGTGGACCGACAGCGAAATCGTCTTCAACGTTCCGGCGAACGCCCCAGCCGGCGGAAGCTGGCTGTATATCGAAGTCAACGGACGGCAGAGCACCGGCCTCCCGTTTAGCGTAAGCAGTCAGTAA
- the hisS gene encoding histidine--tRNA ligase, whose protein sequence is MSLQRPKGTQDHLPDGSPKLRADLSASAFSHVTQTAARVLERGGAQWMETPLFEYADLVQRGVGSSTDIVRKEMFTVTYAGEHGGYILRPEGTAGIVRAYLENGLKQLPSPLKLWTHGPMFRAENVQQGRLRQFHQVDYEVIGSALSLVDAEAIWLMVQVVQELGLTGARIKLGSVGDPADRERYDAYLRQLFTPHAERLSADSQDRLTRNPMRILDSKSRDDQALIVELNVEPMLNFLGEEASAHFQEVRGYLDAWGVPYDLDPSIVRGLDYYRRTAWELHHQGVGAKSALGGGGRYDGLAKELGGPETPAVGWAFGIERLLIAMDAEGLKWPLTAGPLVYVAALDAEQVDLAARVALGIRAVARAEFAYRALKPGNVFREAERRTAVYAALIGSEEAGRGSVMLKHLSSGVQREVPVAELNALLLSDLFSEMPSPDSAPTPPALETR, encoded by the coding sequence ATGTCACTTCAGCGTCCCAAAGGCACCCAAGACCACTTGCCGGATGGCAGTCCCAAGTTAAGAGCCGATCTCAGCGCCTCCGCTTTTTCTCACGTGACCCAAACGGCCGCGCGGGTGCTGGAGCGCGGCGGAGCGCAGTGGATGGAAACGCCGCTGTTCGAATACGCCGATCTGGTGCAGCGCGGCGTGGGCAGCAGCACCGATATCGTGCGCAAAGAGATGTTTACCGTCACCTATGCCGGAGAGCACGGCGGCTATATTCTGCGCCCCGAGGGCACGGCGGGCATCGTGCGGGCCTACTTGGAAAACGGCCTCAAGCAGCTTCCCAGCCCCTTAAAACTCTGGACACACGGGCCGATGTTCCGCGCCGAGAATGTCCAGCAAGGCCGCCTGCGGCAGTTTCACCAAGTCGATTATGAGGTGATCGGCAGTGCGCTAAGCTTGGTGGACGCCGAAGCGATCTGGTTGATGGTGCAGGTCGTGCAGGAACTCGGGCTGACCGGCGCGAGGATCAAGCTCGGATCGGTGGGCGACCCGGCGGACCGGGAGCGCTACGACGCTTATTTGCGCCAGCTGTTCACGCCACACGCCGAGCGCCTCTCTGCCGATTCGCAAGACCGCTTGACGCGCAATCCGATGCGGATTCTGGATTCCAAAAGTAGAGATGACCAGGCCCTGATCGTAGAGCTCAACGTCGAGCCGATGCTCAACTTTTTAGGCGAGGAAGCCAGCGCCCATTTTCAGGAAGTGCGCGGCTATCTGGACGCCTGGGGTGTGCCATATGACCTCGACCCCAGCATCGTGCGCGGCCTGGATTATTACCGCCGCACCGCCTGGGAACTGCACCACCAGGGCGTCGGAGCCAAGTCGGCCCTCGGCGGCGGCGGGCGCTACGACGGGCTGGCCAAAGAACTCGGCGGCCCCGAGACGCCGGCGGTGGGCTGGGCCTTCGGTATCGAACGCCTCCTGATTGCCATGGACGCCGAGGGCCTCAAGTGGCCGCTCACCGCCGGCCCGCTGGTCTACGTCGCGGCGCTGGACGCTGAGCAAGTGGATCTGGCGGCCCGCGTGGCACTGGGCATCCGCGCCGTCGCCCGCGCCGAGTTCGCTTACCGGGCACTCAAACCCGGCAATGTCTTCAGAGAAGCCGAGCGGCGCACAGCCGTTTACGCCGCATTGATCGGCAGCGAGGAAGCCGGGCGCGGCAGCGTGATGCTCAAGCACCTCTCAAGCGGCGTTCAGCGCGAAGTGCCGGTGGCCGAACTGAATGCCCTTTTGCTCTCCGATTTGTTCTCTGAAATGCCAAGCCCAGACTCCGCACCCACCCCACCAGCACTGGAGACCCGATGA
- a CDS encoding septal ring lytic transglycosylase RlpA family protein has protein sequence MIFKKVALQGILVVVLASASLALAVPGQAVYYGGKYNPYTRMTAAHRTLPLGSWVRVTLRSGHSVDVLINDRGPFGNSRRIIDLSRTAAARLGILSQGIAAVDVRVLKYGRR, from the coding sequence TTGATCTTCAAGAAAGTGGCACTTCAAGGAATACTCGTTGTGGTGTTGGCGTCCGCTTCTTTGGCGCTGGCGGTGCCGGGACAGGCCGTTTATTACGGCGGCAAATACAATCCTTATACCCGCATGACCGCCGCCCACCGCACCTTGCCGCTGGGTTCTTGGGTGCGGGTTACGCTCAGAAGCGGGCATAGCGTGGACGTGCTGATCAATGACCGGGGGCCGTTCGGCAACAGCCGCCGGATCATCGATTTGTCGCGCACGGCGGCGGCCAGGCTGGGCATTCTCTCGCAGGGCATAGCGGCGGTGGACGTGCGGGTGCTGAAGTACGGGCGGCGGTAA
- the aspS gene encoding aspartate--tRNA ligase — translation MKRTAYLSDLEPYLDQTVTVQGWVARRRDLGKLIFIDLRDRSGLLQVQVEPGSPAFAEADRMRGEYVAEFTGTLRLRPESQRKEGLGAYELIADAAQVLSAAVTPPFELSKGEDVSEDIRLKYRYLDLRRPEMFQKLLIRSQVSAAITAFLTAEGFINVETPMLTRSTPEGARDFLVPSRLSPGEFYALPQSPQLFKQLLMIAGVDRYFQLARCFRDEDLRADRQPDFTQLDIEMSFVNQEDILDLNERLLRHVFKTALDVDLPSPFPRLTYQQAMDTYGSDKPDLRFGLPFVDVTDLFAGGEFAAFANAACVKVLATGELTRKQIDELERVAKQNGAGGLAWLRRDGEGFTGGISKFVGGVSGKLLSRTGVEQGGTLLFAAGEWKKSVTALGAVRTALRDLLNLASAGFETVWITDFPQLEYDEDNQRWTYMHHPFTAPHPEDLALFGTQRQGEIRAQAYDLVLNGFEVGGGSVRIHDPEVQRQMFSAIGFSEEEAHAQFGFFLDALASGTPPHGGVAWGFDRLIMVMSGASSIREVIAFPKNNKGSDLMAQAPSSVNAAQLAELGVAVLE, via the coding sequence ATGAAGCGCACCGCGTACCTGAGCGACCTCGAACCTTACCTCGATCAAACCGTCACTGTACAGGGCTGGGTGGCGCGGCGGCGCGACCTCGGCAAGCTGATTTTCATTGACCTGCGTGACCGCAGCGGTCTGCTGCAAGTTCAGGTCGAACCCGGCTCCCCGGCTTTTGCCGAAGCCGACCGGATGCGCGGCGAATACGTGGCTGAATTTACCGGCACGCTGCGCCTGCGCCCCGAAAGCCAGCGCAAGGAAGGGCTGGGCGCGTATGAACTGATCGCCGATGCGGCCCAAGTGCTCAGCGCCGCCGTGACGCCGCCGTTTGAACTCAGTAAAGGCGAGGACGTGTCCGAAGACATCCGCCTCAAATACCGCTACCTCGATTTGCGCCGCCCGGAGATGTTCCAAAAACTGCTGATCCGCTCGCAAGTCTCCGCCGCCATCACTGCTTTTCTGACAGCGGAAGGCTTTATCAACGTCGAAACGCCGATGCTGACCCGCAGCACCCCCGAGGGCGCACGCGATTTTCTGGTGCCTTCCCGGCTCAGCCCCGGCGAGTTCTACGCCTTGCCGCAAAGCCCACAGCTTTTTAAACAGCTGCTGATGATCGCCGGCGTGGACCGCTATTTTCAGCTGGCCCGCTGCTTCAGAGACGAAGACCTGCGTGCCGACCGCCAGCCGGATTTCACCCAGCTCGACATTGAAATGAGCTTCGTGAACCAGGAAGACATTCTCGATCTCAACGAACGCTTGCTGCGCCACGTCTTCAAAACGGCGCTCGACGTGGACTTGCCCTCCCCTTTCCCGCGCCTGACCTATCAGCAGGCCATGGACACTTACGGCTCCGACAAGCCCGACTTGCGTTTCGGTTTGCCGTTTGTAGACGTGACCGATCTGTTCGCGGGCGGCGAGTTCGCGGCGTTTGCAAACGCGGCCTGCGTCAAGGTGCTGGCGACCGGTGAACTGACCCGCAAGCAAATTGATGAGCTTGAGCGCGTCGCTAAGCAGAACGGAGCTGGGGGACTGGCCTGGCTGCGGCGAGACGGCGAGGGTTTCACCGGCGGCATCAGCAAATTTGTGGGGGGAGTCAGTGGGAAGCTGCTCAGCCGAACAGGCGTCGAGCAGGGCGGCACGCTCCTCTTCGCGGCGGGCGAGTGGAAAAAGTCAGTGACGGCACTTGGGGCGGTTCGCACGGCGCTGCGCGACCTCTTGAATCTGGCGTCTGCTGGCTTTGAAACCGTCTGGATCACCGATTTTCCCCAGCTCGAATACGATGAGGACAATCAGCGCTGGACGTATATGCACCACCCCTTCACCGCGCCGCACCCCGAGGATTTGGCGCTGTTCGGCACCCAGCGGCAAGGCGAAATCCGCGCCCAAGCTTACGATTTAGTGCTCAACGGCTTTGAAGTCGGCGGCGGCTCGGTGCGGATTCACGACCCCGAAGTGCAGCGGCAGATGTTCAGCGCCATCGGCTTTTCCGAAGAAGAAGCCCACGCCCAGTTCGGCTTTTTTCTGGACGCGCTGGCTTCCGGCACGCCTCCCCACGGCGGCGTCGCTTGGGGTTTTGACCGCCTTATCATGGTGATGAGCGGGGCGAGCAGTATCCGCGAAGTGATCGCCTTTCCCAAAAACAACAAAGGCAGCGACCTCATGGCGCAGGCCCCGTCCAGCGTCAACGCCGCGCAGCTTGCCGAATTGGGCGTGGCTGTCCTTGAGTAA